The Cygnus olor isolate bCygOlo1 chromosome 18, bCygOlo1.pri.v2, whole genome shotgun sequence genome includes a window with the following:
- the SLC26A11 gene encoding sodium-independent sulfate anion transporter isoform X5, with amino-acid sequence MWARGPPEPRRRCWLRAVRRRLPILGWLPRYSPGWLQLDLIAGVTVGLTVVPQALAYAEVAGLPPQYGLYSSFVGCFVYCFLGTAKDVTLGPTAIMSLLVSSYAFHDPVYAVLLTFLAGCIQLAMGLLHLGFLLDFISCPVIKGFTSAASITISFNQVKNILGLHGIPRQFFLQVYETLRRIGETSTQRPRGPVCWPGGLLLPAEGLPAADAHRQHPPRPPPLPAAALLQGCAQRHRALRDDGGASQNDYRIDPNQELLAMGFANVLGSFFSSYPVTGSFGRTAVNAQTGVCTPAGGLVTGALVLLSLAYLTSLFYYIPKAALAAVIISAVVPMFDAGIFRTLWRVKSEGTSGAAVPRLSLRATALPGSMRAGPCPPLRDVPVLLLGGAVRHCGRGAGLRDPAALLHRQAPAEGVGAGHAAGAAGEQPALPSHRAPPGCHLQPRSVSSTLTMLHHPGLPPHQQHRLHGGGGAGRAAAGAAQARHLAGLLQSAGPGSPSPAGCRPGRIPTFPQLGGGRAVQRSGAGRQRGSPLRQHQRQRELAAAHGAHPVRQRSRVGLSQDHISLPEQLFPMAPEAARPVQAGQCPAV; translated from the exons ATGTGGGCGCGGGGTCCCCCCGAGCCCCGgcggcgctgctggctccgggCGGTGCGGAGGCGGCTGCCGATCCTGGGCTGGCTGCCCCGCTACTCGccgggctggctgcagctcgACCTGATCGCCGGCGTGACCGTGGGCCTCACGGTGGTGCCGCAGGCGCTGGCGTACGCCGAGGTGGCCGGCCTGCCCCCGCAG TACGGCCTCTATTCCTCCTTCGTGGGCTGCTTTGTCTACTGCTTCCTGGGAACTGCCAAGGACGTGACGCTGGGTCCCACCGCCATCATGTCGCTGCTCGTCTCCTCTTACGCCTTCCATGACCCTGTCTATGCCGTGCTGCTCACCTTCCTGGCTGGCTGCATCCAGCTGGCCATGGGGCTCCTGCACCTTG GTTTCCTGCTGGACTTCATCTCCTGCCCAGTCATAAAAGGCTTCACATCGGCTGCGTCCATCACCATTAGCTTCAACCAGGTCAAG AACATCCTGGGCCTGCACGGGATCCCTCGGCAGTTTTTCCTGCAGGTGTATGAAACGCTGAGGAGGATTGGGGAGACCAG CACGCAACGCCCTCGTGGTCCTGTTTGCTGGCCTGGTGGCTTACTGCTTCCAGCTGAGGGGCTCCCAGCCGCTGACGCTCACCGGCAGCATCCCCCGCGGCCTCCCCCCCTGCCGGCTGCCGCCCTTCTCCAAGGCTGTGCCCAACGGCACCGTGCCCTTCGGGACGATGGTGGAG CCTCGCAGAACGACTACAGGATTGACCCcaaccaggagctgctggccatGG GCTTTGCCAACGTCCTGGGCTCCTTCTTCTCATCGTATCCCGTCACAGGAAGCTTTGGCCG GACGGCGGTGAACGCACAGACGGGCGTCTGCACCCCGGCGGGGGGGCTGGTCACAG GCGCCCTGGTGCTGCTCTCGCTGGCGTACCTCACCTCGCTCTTCTACTACATCCCCAAAGCGGCGCTGGCTGCCGTCATCATCTCTGCCGTGGTCCCCATGTTCGACGCCGGGATCTTCAGGACGCTCTGGAGGGTTAAGAGTGAGGGCACAAGCGGGGCGGCCGTGCCTCGGCTCTCCCTGCGAGCCACCGCGCTGCCCGGATCCATGAG GGCTGGACCTTGTCCCCCTCTGCGTGACGTTCCTGTTCTGCTTCTGGGAGGTGCAGTACGGCATTGTGGCCGGGGTGCTGGTCTCAGGGATCCTGCTGCTCTACTCCATCGCCAGGCCCCCGCTGAAG GTGTCGGggcagggcatgctgctggtgCAGCCGGGGAGCAGCCTGCACTTCCCAGCCATCGAGCACCTCCGGGATGTCATCTGCAGCCGCGCTCTGTCAG CAGCACGCTCACCATGCTCCATCATCCTGGACTGCCACCGCATCAGCAGCATCGATTACAcggtggtggtggggctggcagagctgctgcaggagctgcgcAAGCACGGCATCTCGCTGGCCTTCTGCAGTCTGCAG GACCAGGTTCTCcgagccctgctggctgcagaccTGGAAGGATTCCGACATTTCCccagctgggaggaggcag AGCGGTGCAGCGGAGCGGAgccgggaggcagcggggcagTCCCCTTCGACAGCACCAGCGCCAGCGAGAGCTCGCTGCTGCCCACGGGGCTCATCCAGTGAGGCAGAGGAGCCGCGTGGGGCTTTCTCAGGACCACATCTCCTTGCCCGAGCAGCTGTTCCCGATGGCCCCAGAGGCTGCACGCCCTGTGCAGGCAGGGCAATGCCCGGCAGTGTAG
- the SLC26A11 gene encoding sodium-independent sulfate anion transporter isoform X1, with product MWARGPPEPRRRCWLRAVRRRLPILGWLPRYSPGWLQLDLIAGVTVGLTVVPQALAYAEVAGLPPQYGLYSSFVGCFVYCFLGTAKDVTLGPTAIMSLLVSSYAFHDPVYAVLLTFLAGCIQLAMGLLHLGFLLDFISCPVIKGFTSAASITISFNQVKNILGLHGIPRQFFLQVYETLRRIGETRPGDAILGLVCLAMLAGLRAMKSRLPPTAHMEPLATRASYLIVWTCATARNALVVLFAGLVAYCFQLRGSQPLTLTGSIPRGLPPCRLPPFSKAVPNGTVPFGTMVEDMGVGLAVVPLMGLVETVAIAKAFASQNDYRIDPNQELLAMGFANVLGSFFSSYPVTGSFGRTAVNAQTGVCTPAGGLVTGALVLLSLAYLTSLFYYIPKAALAAVIISAVVPMFDAGIFRTLWRVKSEGTSGAAVPRLSLRATALPGSMRAGPCPPLRDVPVLLLGGAVRHCGRGAGLRDPAALLHRQAPAEGVGAGHAAGAAGEQPALPSHRAPPGCHLQPRSVSSTLTMLHHPGLPPHQQHRLHGGGGAGRAAAGAAQARHLAGLLQSAGPGSPSPAGCRPGRIPTFPQLGGGRAVQRSGAGRQRGSPLRQHQRQRELAAAHGAHPVRQRSRVGLSQDHISLPEQLFPMAPEAARPVQAGQCPAV from the exons ATGTGGGCGCGGGGTCCCCCCGAGCCCCGgcggcgctgctggctccgggCGGTGCGGAGGCGGCTGCCGATCCTGGGCTGGCTGCCCCGCTACTCGccgggctggctgcagctcgACCTGATCGCCGGCGTGACCGTGGGCCTCACGGTGGTGCCGCAGGCGCTGGCGTACGCCGAGGTGGCCGGCCTGCCCCCGCAG TACGGCCTCTATTCCTCCTTCGTGGGCTGCTTTGTCTACTGCTTCCTGGGAACTGCCAAGGACGTGACGCTGGGTCCCACCGCCATCATGTCGCTGCTCGTCTCCTCTTACGCCTTCCATGACCCTGTCTATGCCGTGCTGCTCACCTTCCTGGCTGGCTGCATCCAGCTGGCCATGGGGCTCCTGCACCTTG GTTTCCTGCTGGACTTCATCTCCTGCCCAGTCATAAAAGGCTTCACATCGGCTGCGTCCATCACCATTAGCTTCAACCAGGTCAAG AACATCCTGGGCCTGCACGGGATCCCTCGGCAGTTTTTCCTGCAGGTGTATGAAACGCTGAGGAGGATTGGGGAGACCAG GCCTGGGGACGCCATCCTGGGTTTGGTCTGCCTGGCCATGCTCGCAGGGCTGCGGGCAATGAAGAGCCGCCTGCCCCCCACCGCCCACATGGAGCCGCTGGCCACCAGGGCCAGCTACCTGATCGTCTGGACCTGCGCCACCG CACGCAACGCCCTCGTGGTCCTGTTTGCTGGCCTGGTGGCTTACTGCTTCCAGCTGAGGGGCTCCCAGCCGCTGACGCTCACCGGCAGCATCCCCCGCGGCCTCCCCCCCTGCCGGCTGCCGCCCTTCTCCAAGGCTGTGCCCAACGGCACCGTGCCCTTCGGGACGATGGTGGAG GACATGGGAGTCGGGCTGGCTGTGGTCCCACTCATGGGCCTGGTGGAGACCGTTGCGATTGCCAAGGCTTTTG CCTCGCAGAACGACTACAGGATTGACCCcaaccaggagctgctggccatGG GCTTTGCCAACGTCCTGGGCTCCTTCTTCTCATCGTATCCCGTCACAGGAAGCTTTGGCCG GACGGCGGTGAACGCACAGACGGGCGTCTGCACCCCGGCGGGGGGGCTGGTCACAG GCGCCCTGGTGCTGCTCTCGCTGGCGTACCTCACCTCGCTCTTCTACTACATCCCCAAAGCGGCGCTGGCTGCCGTCATCATCTCTGCCGTGGTCCCCATGTTCGACGCCGGGATCTTCAGGACGCTCTGGAGGGTTAAGAGTGAGGGCACAAGCGGGGCGGCCGTGCCTCGGCTCTCCCTGCGAGCCACCGCGCTGCCCGGATCCATGAG GGCTGGACCTTGTCCCCCTCTGCGTGACGTTCCTGTTCTGCTTCTGGGAGGTGCAGTACGGCATTGTGGCCGGGGTGCTGGTCTCAGGGATCCTGCTGCTCTACTCCATCGCCAGGCCCCCGCTGAAG GTGTCGGggcagggcatgctgctggtgCAGCCGGGGAGCAGCCTGCACTTCCCAGCCATCGAGCACCTCCGGGATGTCATCTGCAGCCGCGCTCTGTCAG CAGCACGCTCACCATGCTCCATCATCCTGGACTGCCACCGCATCAGCAGCATCGATTACAcggtggtggtggggctggcagagctgctgcaggagctgcgcAAGCACGGCATCTCGCTGGCCTTCTGCAGTCTGCAG GACCAGGTTCTCcgagccctgctggctgcagaccTGGAAGGATTCCGACATTTCCccagctgggaggaggcag AGCGGTGCAGCGGAGCGGAgccgggaggcagcggggcagTCCCCTTCGACAGCACCAGCGCCAGCGAGAGCTCGCTGCTGCCCACGGGGCTCATCCAGTGAGGCAGAGGAGCCGCGTGGGGCTTTCTCAGGACCACATCTCCTTGCCCGAGCAGCTGTTCCCGATGGCCCCAGAGGCTGCACGCCCTGTGCAGGCAGGGCAATGCCCGGCAGTGTAG
- the SLC26A11 gene encoding sodium-independent sulfate anion transporter isoform X2 → MWARGPPEPRRRCWLRAVRRRLPILGWLPRYSPGWLQLDLIAGVTVGLTVVPQALAYAEVAGLPPQYGLYSSFVGCFVYCFLGTAKDVTLGPTAIMSLLVSSYAFHDPVYAVLLTFLAGCIQLAMGLLHLGFLLDFISCPVIKGFTSAASITISFNQVKNILGLHGIPRQFFLQVYETLRRIGETRPGDAILGLVCLAMLAGLRAMKSRLPPTAHMEPLATRASYLIVWTCATARNALVVLFAGLVAYCFQLRGSQPLTLTGSIPRGLPPCRLPPFSKAVPNGTVPFGTMVEDMGVGLAVVPLMGLVETVAIAKAFASQNDYRIDPNQELLAMGFANVLGSFFSSYPVTGSFGRTAVNAQTGVCTPAGGLVTGALVLLSLAYLTSLFYYIPKAALAAVIISAVVPMFDAGIFRTLWRVKSEGTSGAAVPRLSLRATALPGSMRAGPCPPLRDVPVLLLGGAVRHCGRGAGLRDPAALLHRQAPAEGVGAGHAAGAAGEQPALPSHRAPPGCHLQPRSVSTLTMLHHPGLPPHQQHRLHGGGGAGRAAAGAAQARHLAGLLQSAGPGSPSPAGCRPGRIPTFPQLGGGRAVQRSGAGRQRGSPLRQHQRQRELAAAHGAHPVRQRSRVGLSQDHISLPEQLFPMAPEAARPVQAGQCPAV, encoded by the exons ATGTGGGCGCGGGGTCCCCCCGAGCCCCGgcggcgctgctggctccgggCGGTGCGGAGGCGGCTGCCGATCCTGGGCTGGCTGCCCCGCTACTCGccgggctggctgcagctcgACCTGATCGCCGGCGTGACCGTGGGCCTCACGGTGGTGCCGCAGGCGCTGGCGTACGCCGAGGTGGCCGGCCTGCCCCCGCAG TACGGCCTCTATTCCTCCTTCGTGGGCTGCTTTGTCTACTGCTTCCTGGGAACTGCCAAGGACGTGACGCTGGGTCCCACCGCCATCATGTCGCTGCTCGTCTCCTCTTACGCCTTCCATGACCCTGTCTATGCCGTGCTGCTCACCTTCCTGGCTGGCTGCATCCAGCTGGCCATGGGGCTCCTGCACCTTG GTTTCCTGCTGGACTTCATCTCCTGCCCAGTCATAAAAGGCTTCACATCGGCTGCGTCCATCACCATTAGCTTCAACCAGGTCAAG AACATCCTGGGCCTGCACGGGATCCCTCGGCAGTTTTTCCTGCAGGTGTATGAAACGCTGAGGAGGATTGGGGAGACCAG GCCTGGGGACGCCATCCTGGGTTTGGTCTGCCTGGCCATGCTCGCAGGGCTGCGGGCAATGAAGAGCCGCCTGCCCCCCACCGCCCACATGGAGCCGCTGGCCACCAGGGCCAGCTACCTGATCGTCTGGACCTGCGCCACCG CACGCAACGCCCTCGTGGTCCTGTTTGCTGGCCTGGTGGCTTACTGCTTCCAGCTGAGGGGCTCCCAGCCGCTGACGCTCACCGGCAGCATCCCCCGCGGCCTCCCCCCCTGCCGGCTGCCGCCCTTCTCCAAGGCTGTGCCCAACGGCACCGTGCCCTTCGGGACGATGGTGGAG GACATGGGAGTCGGGCTGGCTGTGGTCCCACTCATGGGCCTGGTGGAGACCGTTGCGATTGCCAAGGCTTTTG CCTCGCAGAACGACTACAGGATTGACCCcaaccaggagctgctggccatGG GCTTTGCCAACGTCCTGGGCTCCTTCTTCTCATCGTATCCCGTCACAGGAAGCTTTGGCCG GACGGCGGTGAACGCACAGACGGGCGTCTGCACCCCGGCGGGGGGGCTGGTCACAG GCGCCCTGGTGCTGCTCTCGCTGGCGTACCTCACCTCGCTCTTCTACTACATCCCCAAAGCGGCGCTGGCTGCCGTCATCATCTCTGCCGTGGTCCCCATGTTCGACGCCGGGATCTTCAGGACGCTCTGGAGGGTTAAGAGTGAGGGCACAAGCGGGGCGGCCGTGCCTCGGCTCTCCCTGCGAGCCACCGCGCTGCCCGGATCCATGAG GGCTGGACCTTGTCCCCCTCTGCGTGACGTTCCTGTTCTGCTTCTGGGAGGTGCAGTACGGCATTGTGGCCGGGGTGCTGGTCTCAGGGATCCTGCTGCTCTACTCCATCGCCAGGCCCCCGCTGAAG GTGTCGGggcagggcatgctgctggtgCAGCCGGGGAGCAGCCTGCACTTCCCAGCCATCGAGCACCTCCGGGATGTCATCTGCAGCCGCGCTCTGTCAG CACGCTCACCATGCTCCATCATCCTGGACTGCCACCGCATCAGCAGCATCGATTACAcggtggtggtggggctggcagagctgctgcaggagctgcgcAAGCACGGCATCTCGCTGGCCTTCTGCAGTCTGCAG GACCAGGTTCTCcgagccctgctggctgcagaccTGGAAGGATTCCGACATTTCCccagctgggaggaggcag AGCGGTGCAGCGGAGCGGAgccgggaggcagcggggcagTCCCCTTCGACAGCACCAGCGCCAGCGAGAGCTCGCTGCTGCCCACGGGGCTCATCCAGTGAGGCAGAGGAGCCGCGTGGGGCTTTCTCAGGACCACATCTCCTTGCCCGAGCAGCTGTTCCCGATGGCCCCAGAGGCTGCACGCCCTGTGCAGGCAGGGCAATGCCCGGCAGTGTAG
- the SLC26A11 gene encoding sodium-independent sulfate anion transporter isoform X3: MWARGPPEPRRRCWLRAVRRRLPILGWLPRYSPGWLQLDLIAGVTVGLTVVPQALAYAEVAGLPPQYGLYSSFVGCFVYCFLGTAKDVTLGPTAIMSLLVSSYAFHDPVYAVLLTFLAGCIQLAMGLLHLGFLLDFISCPVIKGFTSAASITISFNQVKNILGLHGIPRQFFLQVYETLRRIGETRPGDAILGLVCLAMLAGLRAMKSRLPPTAHMEPLATRASYLIVWTCATARNALVVLFAGLVAYCFQLRGSQPLTLTGSIPRGLPPCRLPPFSKAVPNGTVPFGTMVEDMGVGLAVVPLMGLVETVAIAKAFASQNDYRIDPNQELLAMGFANVLGSFFSSYPVTGSFGRTAVNAQTGVCTPAGGLVTGALVLLSLAYLTSLFYYIPKAALAAVIISAVVPMFDAGIFRTLWRVKRLDLVPLCVTFLFCFWEVQYGIVAGVLVSGILLLYSIARPPLKVSGQGMLLVQPGSSLHFPAIEHLRDVICSRALSAARSPCSIILDCHRISSIDYTVVVGLAELLQELRKHGISLAFCSLQDQVLRALLAADLEGFRHFPSWEEAERCSGAEPGGSGAVPFDSTSASESSLLPTGLIQ, translated from the exons ATGTGGGCGCGGGGTCCCCCCGAGCCCCGgcggcgctgctggctccgggCGGTGCGGAGGCGGCTGCCGATCCTGGGCTGGCTGCCCCGCTACTCGccgggctggctgcagctcgACCTGATCGCCGGCGTGACCGTGGGCCTCACGGTGGTGCCGCAGGCGCTGGCGTACGCCGAGGTGGCCGGCCTGCCCCCGCAG TACGGCCTCTATTCCTCCTTCGTGGGCTGCTTTGTCTACTGCTTCCTGGGAACTGCCAAGGACGTGACGCTGGGTCCCACCGCCATCATGTCGCTGCTCGTCTCCTCTTACGCCTTCCATGACCCTGTCTATGCCGTGCTGCTCACCTTCCTGGCTGGCTGCATCCAGCTGGCCATGGGGCTCCTGCACCTTG GTTTCCTGCTGGACTTCATCTCCTGCCCAGTCATAAAAGGCTTCACATCGGCTGCGTCCATCACCATTAGCTTCAACCAGGTCAAG AACATCCTGGGCCTGCACGGGATCCCTCGGCAGTTTTTCCTGCAGGTGTATGAAACGCTGAGGAGGATTGGGGAGACCAG GCCTGGGGACGCCATCCTGGGTTTGGTCTGCCTGGCCATGCTCGCAGGGCTGCGGGCAATGAAGAGCCGCCTGCCCCCCACCGCCCACATGGAGCCGCTGGCCACCAGGGCCAGCTACCTGATCGTCTGGACCTGCGCCACCG CACGCAACGCCCTCGTGGTCCTGTTTGCTGGCCTGGTGGCTTACTGCTTCCAGCTGAGGGGCTCCCAGCCGCTGACGCTCACCGGCAGCATCCCCCGCGGCCTCCCCCCCTGCCGGCTGCCGCCCTTCTCCAAGGCTGTGCCCAACGGCACCGTGCCCTTCGGGACGATGGTGGAG GACATGGGAGTCGGGCTGGCTGTGGTCCCACTCATGGGCCTGGTGGAGACCGTTGCGATTGCCAAGGCTTTTG CCTCGCAGAACGACTACAGGATTGACCCcaaccaggagctgctggccatGG GCTTTGCCAACGTCCTGGGCTCCTTCTTCTCATCGTATCCCGTCACAGGAAGCTTTGGCCG GACGGCGGTGAACGCACAGACGGGCGTCTGCACCCCGGCGGGGGGGCTGGTCACAG GCGCCCTGGTGCTGCTCTCGCTGGCGTACCTCACCTCGCTCTTCTACTACATCCCCAAAGCGGCGCTGGCTGCCGTCATCATCTCTGCCGTGGTCCCCATGTTCGACGCCGGGATCTTCAGGACGCTCTGGAGGGTTAAGA GGCTGGACCTTGTCCCCCTCTGCGTGACGTTCCTGTTCTGCTTCTGGGAGGTGCAGTACGGCATTGTGGCCGGGGTGCTGGTCTCAGGGATCCTGCTGCTCTACTCCATCGCCAGGCCCCCGCTGAAG GTGTCGGggcagggcatgctgctggtgCAGCCGGGGAGCAGCCTGCACTTCCCAGCCATCGAGCACCTCCGGGATGTCATCTGCAGCCGCGCTCTGTCAG CAGCACGCTCACCATGCTCCATCATCCTGGACTGCCACCGCATCAGCAGCATCGATTACAcggtggtggtggggctggcagagctgctgcaggagctgcgcAAGCACGGCATCTCGCTGGCCTTCTGCAGTCTGCAG GACCAGGTTCTCcgagccctgctggctgcagaccTGGAAGGATTCCGACATTTCCccagctgggaggaggcag AGCGGTGCAGCGGAGCGGAgccgggaggcagcggggcagTCCCCTTCGACAGCACCAGCGCCAGCGAGAGCTCGCTGCTGCCCACGGGGCTCATCCAGTGA
- the SLC26A11 gene encoding sodium-independent sulfate anion transporter isoform X4, with the protein MWARGPPEPRRRCWLRAVRRRLPILGWLPRYSPGWLQLDLIAGVTVGLTVVPQALAYAEVAGLPPQYGLYSSFVGCFVYCFLGTAKDVTLGPTAIMSLLVSSYAFHDPVYAVLLTFLAGCIQLAMGLLHLGFLLDFISCPVIKGFTSAASITISFNQVKNILGLHGIPRQFFLQVYETLRRIGETRPGDAILGLVCLAMLAGLRAMKSRLPPTAHMEPLATRASYLIVWTCATARNALVVLFAGLVAYCFQLRGSQPLTLTGSIPRGLPPCRLPPFSKAVPNGTVPFGTMVEDMGVGLAVVPLMGLVETVAIAKAFASQNDYRIDPNQELLAMGFANVLGSFFSSYPVTGSFGRTAVNAQTGVCTPAGGLVTGALVLLSLAYLTSLFYYIPKAALAAVIISAVVPMFDAGIFRTLWRVKRLDLVPLCVTFLFCFWEVQYGIVAGVLVSGILLLYSIARPPLKVSGQGMLLVQPGSSLHFPAIEHLRDVICSRALSARSPCSIILDCHRISSIDYTVVVGLAELLQELRKHGISLAFCSLQDQVLRALLAADLEGFRHFPSWEEAERCSGAEPGGSGAVPFDSTSASESSLLPTGLIQ; encoded by the exons ATGTGGGCGCGGGGTCCCCCCGAGCCCCGgcggcgctgctggctccgggCGGTGCGGAGGCGGCTGCCGATCCTGGGCTGGCTGCCCCGCTACTCGccgggctggctgcagctcgACCTGATCGCCGGCGTGACCGTGGGCCTCACGGTGGTGCCGCAGGCGCTGGCGTACGCCGAGGTGGCCGGCCTGCCCCCGCAG TACGGCCTCTATTCCTCCTTCGTGGGCTGCTTTGTCTACTGCTTCCTGGGAACTGCCAAGGACGTGACGCTGGGTCCCACCGCCATCATGTCGCTGCTCGTCTCCTCTTACGCCTTCCATGACCCTGTCTATGCCGTGCTGCTCACCTTCCTGGCTGGCTGCATCCAGCTGGCCATGGGGCTCCTGCACCTTG GTTTCCTGCTGGACTTCATCTCCTGCCCAGTCATAAAAGGCTTCACATCGGCTGCGTCCATCACCATTAGCTTCAACCAGGTCAAG AACATCCTGGGCCTGCACGGGATCCCTCGGCAGTTTTTCCTGCAGGTGTATGAAACGCTGAGGAGGATTGGGGAGACCAG GCCTGGGGACGCCATCCTGGGTTTGGTCTGCCTGGCCATGCTCGCAGGGCTGCGGGCAATGAAGAGCCGCCTGCCCCCCACCGCCCACATGGAGCCGCTGGCCACCAGGGCCAGCTACCTGATCGTCTGGACCTGCGCCACCG CACGCAACGCCCTCGTGGTCCTGTTTGCTGGCCTGGTGGCTTACTGCTTCCAGCTGAGGGGCTCCCAGCCGCTGACGCTCACCGGCAGCATCCCCCGCGGCCTCCCCCCCTGCCGGCTGCCGCCCTTCTCCAAGGCTGTGCCCAACGGCACCGTGCCCTTCGGGACGATGGTGGAG GACATGGGAGTCGGGCTGGCTGTGGTCCCACTCATGGGCCTGGTGGAGACCGTTGCGATTGCCAAGGCTTTTG CCTCGCAGAACGACTACAGGATTGACCCcaaccaggagctgctggccatGG GCTTTGCCAACGTCCTGGGCTCCTTCTTCTCATCGTATCCCGTCACAGGAAGCTTTGGCCG GACGGCGGTGAACGCACAGACGGGCGTCTGCACCCCGGCGGGGGGGCTGGTCACAG GCGCCCTGGTGCTGCTCTCGCTGGCGTACCTCACCTCGCTCTTCTACTACATCCCCAAAGCGGCGCTGGCTGCCGTCATCATCTCTGCCGTGGTCCCCATGTTCGACGCCGGGATCTTCAGGACGCTCTGGAGGGTTAAGA GGCTGGACCTTGTCCCCCTCTGCGTGACGTTCCTGTTCTGCTTCTGGGAGGTGCAGTACGGCATTGTGGCCGGGGTGCTGGTCTCAGGGATCCTGCTGCTCTACTCCATCGCCAGGCCCCCGCTGAAG GTGTCGGggcagggcatgctgctggtgCAGCCGGGGAGCAGCCTGCACTTCCCAGCCATCGAGCACCTCCGGGATGTCATCTGCAGCCGCGCTCTGTCAG CACGCTCACCATGCTCCATCATCCTGGACTGCCACCGCATCAGCAGCATCGATTACAcggtggtggtggggctggcagagctgctgcaggagctgcgcAAGCACGGCATCTCGCTGGCCTTCTGCAGTCTGCAG GACCAGGTTCTCcgagccctgctggctgcagaccTGGAAGGATTCCGACATTTCCccagctgggaggaggcag AGCGGTGCAGCGGAGCGGAgccgggaggcagcggggcagTCCCCTTCGACAGCACCAGCGCCAGCGAGAGCTCGCTGCTGCCCACGGGGCTCATCCAGTGA